CAAGATCACACAAGGTGAGTGCCACCAGATCCAAAGACAAGGATAGAGCACAGACACTGTTACTAtgctttaaattgtttttttacatGGTGAACAGACAATATCTCTCTCTTTAGCTCTTGCACAGCTAAAACTAAATTGAAAGCAGGCTGATGCTGTGAAAAGGAAACAATGACGATATGTTTTGAAATCAGCTAGATGTTCCAGCTGATGTTTTAAAAAACGTAATGCTATATTTTTATGGTGTTTGTAAGTGTTTGACCTAttatgtgctcatactgtacCGAACTGCTAAATTAAAATGGATTTATCACTACCGGTTCTTCTAGCACTGCCCCTGCAACTGTCAGACTCAAACCATCCTGTGACATGTCCGCTCTTCTGGACTGAATTTGAGGGTTACTGTTACCGCTTCTTCCCCTTGAACCGCACGTGGGCTGAGGCAGATCTATACTGTGCCGAGTTCTCAAACGGACACAAATCTGCTAAACTCACCTCCATCCACAGGTTTGACTCCCCACCGACAATGTTGAGATGCCAATTTGTCTTCCAGTACAGGATTTTGCTGGACcttctattaaaatatatactttctcATAACTTTTTTCATAGCTGGGAAGAAAATGTGTTTGTCTATGATCTTGTGAACAGCCGTGTACCCGGAATTCCAACAGATATTTGGATCGGCCTTCATGATAGAAGACAGGTAAACAGGATAACATAAAGAGCAAGCATGTAGTGCGTGAATGATTTACTGATGTTTTATCTACTAGGATGTATTTTGAAGCAGTCATGTATTTTATTACCCATGCATCGAAAACATTAACAGCTATGACTGCCAAGCACAGTATGTATATAAAACCTCCCACTATTACTCTCATGAATGGAAGTGATGGTTTCTCTGAGTGACGTTTAATAATTTCCAGACTGCGTTGAATCAACACTTTGGTCTAGTACCAGGTTGAGGAAGATAGTTTATGGATGAAATTGGAACAAACCCAATATCTGTTAACTGAAAGTTTTCCTAAGATCCTGGATCAAATTATCCAAAAAGCTCAGAAGCTGTAAACACATGCCTGGCAGGAAGATTTTAGTTTTCACTTCAGGGTCAAAGGACAAGGAGCAAGCAAATGTGATGGCATTGTTAATAATAGTTTGTTGGCAGGAGGGCACTATGGAATGGACAGATGGGTCACCCTATGAATACAGTTACTGGGATGGAAATCAACCAGATGATGGCATCCATCGCATCCCTGAGGAGGAGGACTGTGTGGAGATCTGGTACAGACAAAACAGTGGTGAGttcaattaatcataaaacaGCAATTCATTTACTTAATTTAGTACATATTAAGAAACAATCATTCAAAACTTTGTCATTGTGTGTAAAAGAAGTcttttgtgctcaccaaggctgcaatttgTACacatatgcatttagcagacacttttatccaaagcacctGCATTCAGGCTACAGAttattttaccagtatgtgtgctctcctgggaatcaaacccacatcCTTTTGTGGTGCTAAAGCAATGCTCTATCACTAAGCTGCAGGAACATGCATAAACATATAgccaaaacagtaatattgcatattaaaataactaaCTCCACAGCCATTGCTTCAGTGTCAGattatccttcataaatcattcctaTAAGCtgatttggttctcgaaaaacatttcctattattatcaattatgaaaacagtcgtgctgcaaaatatttttgtggaaccaaTAATAAGAGATATATATAGTTGATTGACAGCCCCACAAATTATGTAACATTACTAAGAcaggaaaaaatgaaaaactgtttgcatctttccATCTTTTGCAGCACTGAGGTCTTGGAACGACAACAGTTGTGATAAGGCCTTTCCATTCGTCTGTAAGATTCCTACACTGGAAACCTAACTTCAGATCCAAGAGTGTTTATCCAATTCTTTACGATCAACACTGACATCACAACATCACTCAATCACAGTGCAGCAACAAGATGTCTGCTCGTCTCCATCCTGCAGTGACGAAGGGCTCTTTCCAGCCTGCTATGAGCACTTCATTTGCATTTCTTCCTACTTTACTCCAATTCCCTGCCCCCATCGTCCTCCCATCACTGTTGTTATAGTGCTGTTTTCTTGGTCCTTTGGGGccattaataaaacatacattccTCTGTTCCACAAATtaaccctttttttttaaatcagaggtGCTGTTGATAATATTAGACATTAAAGTTGGTGATATTATGGAGAATTACAGTTAGTTGCAGCCAGAGACCTCCAGTGGTGTCCACATTCTGGCATATGTGGTTAACGGGGACTCTCCAtaagtgtaatggtttttatactgtaaaaactgtattttctatccacTTACCCTAAgtctacacctaaacctaccacttacagaaaacaaattaaaaaaaaaacaccatttagtgtgttttttaagccatttggatTACAGGTACACAGAAAGTGTCCTCATAAATCATGTTGTAGTACCCATGTCcttatacacatttgtgtccaCATAAACCACATATTCCAGAAAACACCTTTCAGTGACCAGTTCTTAAAAGAAGCATTTGTTTCTGtggcaaacattttaataatctacaaAGTCTTTTGATAAAGAAAATTTTGTCGAATGGAAAGCTTCCATGAATGTTAAATGTCTTTCTTGGACCCAATGAATTCATTAAAGAAGTTTATTTTCAGTGTAGATTGTGAGCTGCAGTATATGGCTAAACTGAACTTAGACCGAACACTTTGTTCGTGACattatatcctttttttttttttttttttaaatagggtaCTTTTGCTGGAGACCCCGGAATTTGAAGGAGTCAGAAAATGTCTCTTATTTTTgatagaaattatattttttaatttcgtACAGACCTTGAGACAGGACTGTGTGTCCATATAATGACTACTGAGTCTTGATCTGGAACCCCAAACACTGTCAGTTTTCGCCTGTGCATATTTATCTGTCAGTGACCTAGAAGGTGAGATTCTAAAAGAGAAGGCATTTAAGCCTCTATTGACTGCAGAGCTTCAAAAGACAGAAAGAGCTTAACCTCCGGCAGATGACCTTTTCTGCTTTTCTCTCTAGTTCATGTGCTGTGCCAATTAGTGACCAAAGTGTCTGTTCTTATCCACACAAATTTTCCACCAAAAATTCAGAATGTTAAAAACGGGTGTCTTTTCAGTTTATTAACTGATCTGGATTTTCAAGGATGTTGTATTGGAAACTGAATTGGAATGACAAGAGGAGGAATTTACTACATTACACTTACAAGAAATTGTCATAATTGTCAGTaattatgcttatttatttagaatacGTTAGgggcaaaatataaatatttagaaaatattattaataacatttagAAAATATTCCATTGTTTATCTATGCTTTTCTATGTACTAGATGGATGTCTTTGTGCCTGACCCATTAGCGGTTAAGCTGTTCCCCTGTTGATGAAGAGAGTAATTAATTGACCCTCTTGTAACCCTCAGAGTAATTATCTCCCTCTTAAAGCCTGCAGAGGGAACATTTTTACACAAACAAgcctgaataattttttttgtgatttaattaGTGTATTGCCAGGGTCATCATCACTGAAATTGCAAAAaggtttaaacaaatatttaaaatgtaaaaaagttcactcaatatttttttaatgatccaaTGTTGTTGGATGTTACTGATGTCTAATCTGCACCAAAGCGCAGCAGGTATATGAAATATAAAGGAATAAGTAAAAAGCATACTAAAACCAAGCCAAGTAATAAACATCACTTTAATGCATTCTGAAACAACCAAACTACACTTTCCTCACTTAATACACTTCTCTGATTGATTCACACATCCATGAAAGagacctttaaagggatactgctGATCAGAGGTCTGCTTCATTTCTCCACACACTTAATAAACCATTATATGGACAGCAtcagcgagaaaaaaaaaaaaaacctcttcaaGTTTCAAAGCAGACAGGGAGATGGTGGACTAAACATTTCTGTTTAGAATATAATGCAGACAGTTCAAAACAGTCACCACTGAAACTAAATTCTTTGTGTCAATGAGGTCATTTcaacagctttttaaaaaaaataattatttcatgatttatctatattctatttctatcaatttctttttttaatctatatttcaACATGCTTTGTTCAAGTCTCTCTACACTATTTAAGttataatatacacatatatgtttAAGAGATAATTATATAGCtattattatatgcatttttttatctaaataaataaataaatacttatctTCACTGGCACAGtgtcattattattatgtgtttatATTACCACTCACCTAATCATTCGTAATCATCTACATTAACATTGACATTTGTGGGAAACACACAATTGACCTGAAACAAACACGTATCTCACGCAGGTCACACAGAAGAAAGATTAAGAAAACAGATACAGTAATGTTTCTGATTGCACACTGATTCTATGCGAAGTATCATGTTTATCCTTACATACTTCATAGACTGAATGAGAAAGAGTTAAGACAAAATACAGCTCCACGTTATTGATAATACAGTACATGAACTGAACTTGGCAAAAGCGTGCAAGGTAACAGAGCAAAGAGAAATGCATGTATTTGCAACTTCTTGCTTCTTTGCATGGCATTATATTGCCCAGGCTGTGAAAGAATGTTCATTGTTGTGAAGACActaacattaatgcatttagaAGGTGATAGACCTAGAATCCTTAAGAGGCcatacattattataattttttcggGAGTCTTTtgacttaattttcttgtgatCCTAAATAACTAcattgctgcatttatttgtaaatttgtaaacagtaatattgtgaaatattattacaattaaagccttttctatttgaatatattttaaaatgtaatttattcctgttattgcAAAGATAAATCAtcagctgccattactccagatttaagtgccacatgatcctttagaaatcattctaataggctttttattttatttttgtgtaaactctgATACATTTTAATTCCTGCCAGGAATACTTTGAAGAATAGAaatcaaaaacagaaataaattaaatatgaataaatgtattttggttaaccgaatgcatccttgcttaataaacatttcttaaaaaaaacaaaaaaaaaaccttcctgacTCATGTGAAAGATGACACGAGAAATAGTGAGAAACATATAGAAAAGCAAAAGTCCAGATCACAAGAAAAAAACGTTGGTATATTCAGAACATGTCAATGTTatgacaaaacaacacaaaaatataaaaacaaaacaatgtgccATGGttaaagagatactccaccccaaaattacaattttgtcattaatcacttaccctcatgtcattcttaacctgtaaaagctttgttcctcttcagaacacaatttaagatattttggatgaaaaccgggaggcttgtgactgtccaatAGACTGcaaagtaagttacactgtcaaggtccagaaaagtatgaaaagcatcatcaccGTATgatcttctgtgtcagccacgtcacaaggatacgttttctacgtgtatttacactgtgatttgaaagaaaacagcacatccttgtgtcgcggttgacacagaagagcgtacactgcctgttcagctcatattctccaaaatggcgctacggtgatgCGTACAGACATacaggagacgaattgttgaataaagtcgttatttttgttttattcccgtacaaaatgtattctcgtcgcttcataacattacggttgaaccactgatggcagatggacaatTCTGAGGatgcttttctggaccttgacagtgtaatttactttgcagtctatgggacagtcacaagcctcccggttttcattcaaaatatcttaaatggtaaattttcattttggggtggagtgtccctttaagaGCCATGGCTCTTATGGTTTCTGCAGACTTCAGCTGTTGTAAGTGCAAACATTTACcaaacacacactaacaaacACTTAAACACAATCACAGATCAGTGTGTGCATGGAGAACAGTGATACAGGTCACAAAACACAACCAAACCAAGCTTtggtgtaaaataaaaatgaccaacTGTGTTGCCACAGACTTCCAAAGAACTGCAATCATATTGAAGTctgaaaaaagaaacaatatgATTATTTAAACACTGCAGACCAAACCAGTGGTTATGTGTGGTCTCAACTGTCTGAGCCACACAGCTGCTCTTCCTCTCAACACTTGAGCAGCCTGAACGCAGCTGAGAATCAGATGATGAGATTATTGAGCTCCCATGTAAGATAGTATCAATgtgataaaaagaaaacatggacAGCAGGTTTCTGCTAGTcatcataaacatttttttctatgGTCTACATCTCCCCACTATAATAATGATAAGGGAGAGTAAACACAAATAACACCAAGACAGTGCCCACTATTCAGTCGAGAATAGATCTATGAGTTTatgtttcaaataattaaaaatcacacacagaaATGTCGGGACACTCCCagatttttgtgtttgtcttttcCATAGATCTCTATCCCACCTGCAGTGACTGTCCTGTGTAAGTATTATGTGACCTCGAGCGAAGCCGGAGAGACGCGGTCACACTCGGCACGGGTGCGCAGGCTGTGCCACTGTTCCACTGGAGTGCGCTGGGAGCCCAGGAGTCTGCGCCAGTGCCTGGATTCCTGCGGGCCGCTGGAGaactggccaatcacaatgcgACCAACAAAATCGTTGCTACTCTTCATGTTATGCCCGTAAactaagaaggaaaaaaaaataaaaattaatgttaaaacCTGTCAGATTTTTCTTAAGAGCTACTTTTAATTCATTCCATAATTGATGAACTTTacacagttattgaactgaatttCATAAACAATGAACTGATTTAAACTGAATAATGACTTTTTACTACAATCTTTTTCAAGCTGCTGTACAGCAGAATTGCACTCAGTTTGCATCACAGGTTTGAAACAAtctatattgtataaagtgctatattaaTAAAAGGTACTGACTAACATCTGCTTGGAGTTTCCATATTGAGAATTGTGCTTTTCCATTCAATGTTTGAAAAAGCACTACAAATCAGCTAATAAcataaaaacaagaaataaaagctgaaataaaatataatatttaaaaaaaagattaattctggtagttgtcaaggcaacatttctcacttCCATTTAGTATAAGTTggagtaaataaactaaataaatgactgaaatagctaaatctaaaaattaaaactataaaaaactatatactttagatatataaaaactaatataaatgactaaaacacacacaactaaaattaaaatcaaaatctaaaatataaaaattaaatctaattcaaaatattaacaaaaactattataGTAAATCAATGATACATTGATAGTGACACAAATGTGTCCTCTTATTTCTTTGGCTTGTCACTCATCTTTTCTGTCaatttgtttttctctgtctcaGTCCAATTTTGTTAATGGAGTAGGGTCAGAGTAAGAGGCAATGTTAATTTCATCATAAACAAGATTGGAGACTTTTCTTCTCTgtgtttctcctctctttccTCTAACTGGCAGTGGAGTGCACAAATAATACTGTCACAAAGCCCAGATGTGGCCTAGCTTCAGTTATGCAGCCCCACTCCAGACAAGGATCTCACAGCATcatgactccagcttcagtccagaGCTGGTGAAGCACCGTCACCAAGCAACATCAGCTCTTGAGAAGTGGTTTATCCTATACTGCACGCCAAGGACTCCTTCAAGTTTACAGCTAAAGCTGTTATTACAGCCTACATGAGCAGCTACACCGTTTCCTCATCACTATATGAATTCAAGGTGTGAGTTAAACCACATAAAAATTATAGGAGACAATCCTATTTATAGTGGAGATCTACTTTGAGAACCTTCATATTTGATCAGTAGATGTTCTGGAGttacaaaaaatgtgaatatatggTGAATTTTGAAGAATATCTCAAATGACTCTTGTGCTGTATTCCAACCTAAGTGTGTGAGTTTAATATCTTTAATGAATCAGTTGATTCAGTTTATAAAACCATTGTGAATTACTCAATAAATCATGAATCCAGTTCTGAGTTCAAGTCCAAGACTCAGTGATCTGGTCAGAATAGATAAGGGAAAGATtctatgaggaaaaaaaataaaattacatttcagtcagttctttagaagacttggattaTAGTGCACAAGCGGAATGAACCACATTTATGATACTTTTTATTATGTGCCtttgccagtgttattttagaatcattgagatactaataaagttttattaataattttaataagatTTTCAGATTTGTCAGATTCCATAAAGTTAGATAAAGTTTAGAATTAAATAAAGTTCCAGGAATTTTGTTGCGTTTGAtaattttcattagttttttggttttagttaagtacaccaagttaaactaaatgaaaatgtttccaattagctgaaataaaatgtttatatatatatatatatatatatatatatatatatatatatatatatatatatatatatatatatatatatataaaattgtatatatttttgaagTTTAAAAGCTCCAGTCACTTTTCACTGTAACTGCACTGAAATGAGCAATCAGAATGTTATCCAAAATGTATCCAAAGTCAGTTGTGTTTGGAAAAGCATGAGGGttaataaatgacaatttttatttttgaccaTTATTTCACCATTTCTGACCAGTCCTTCAAACAGGAATAATGGGATCAGACCCACATGTCAAAAAGAATCCTATATTTCTAATAAAAGAGTTTGTTAAACCTGATTTATTTGTCTTCAAGCTTTGCAAAATATATGTCAGTTTAAAGACAAACACTGAGCTGTTTGGATGGTTGACATCATCAGTTGAAAGCAAAAGAACAGGCGTGGTGCATGTTTGGCAGAGACACATGCACTGGACTCACTATGTTGAGCTGATGACTTCACCAGCTATGTCACATTCAACAGTCCTGAGGGAACTCTACTGCTCTAGGCTCGTTCATATTTGATAAAACCACAATTGTGAGGTACACATCATTACTGCTCATTTAGAAATGGAAATATGAGGCTAAGGAAAAAAGGCATCAAGGGTTATCTAATCATGCATTATTATCTCTTTCTCCAAATGTGCATTCATGTATCAAAGGAAGCATATTAGAAAAGTAAAGTTCACGAGTTCACGATGCTGATAAACCATCATTGGTTATaggtaagtcagctgtatttatacctaCTGGTGTTGATTAACTTGAGAGCCCTCTACTTGTGTTAATTATCACAATTATAATTAATCCTTCTCCCAAACtttgttaaaggtcccgttcttcgtgatcccatgttttaaactttagttagtgtgtaatgttgttgtgagagtataaataatatctgtaaaattctaaagctcaaagttcaatgccaagatattttatttaacaaaattcgcctacaaaaaacgacccgtttggactacatccctctagttcctgcaggaatgacgtcactaaaacagttttttaactaacctccgcccacatcaatacacaaaaaagggggcgtggtcttgttgcgctccgacggagaagaggaagagctgcgtttgtgtttgtcgccatgtcgtcgaaacgctgttattttcatctcggagtccaatcacctttgtttgggcttcccagggacgctgtacttggagattaatggttacaatttatgtttaactcggttcccgaaaattataatccacatgtaacactatgtgcagcacattttgctgaggacagcgatctccgtcaatctcaatcagtttaatgccggattcacacaaagattattcttgaaagatggagcagttctcctttgtctggagaaggcgttgtttatggatcaAAACCGgtaagtatattttattatttaagttggtgcgtttaacagtttctgtaacttattacacaaagggcaacgctgtttagctttgctAACTA
The sequence above is a segment of the Carassius carassius chromosome 9, fCarCar2.1, whole genome shotgun sequence genome. Coding sequences within it:
- the LOC132148593 gene encoding C-type lectin domain family 19 member A-like; protein product: MLTNTHTHTHLHSHTHTHTPDLILLSLELNMLCWELCLALLITGFSVWALPSTNIKITQALPLQLSDSNHPVTCPLFWTEFEGYCYRFFPLNRTWAEADLYCAEFSNGHKSAKLTSIHSWEENVFVYDLVNSRVPGIPTDIWIGLHDRRQEGTMEWTDGSPYEYSYWDGNQPDDGIHRIPEEEDCVEIWYRQNSALRSWNDNSCDKAFPFVCKIPTLET